Sequence from the Suncus etruscus isolate mSunEtr1 chromosome 1, mSunEtr1.pri.cur, whole genome shotgun sequence genome:
gccattcatctgttgaagggcatcttggttgtttacagagcctggctattgtaaatagtactgcaataaatataggtgtgaggaagggatttttgtattgtattattgtgttcctagggtatatcccaaggagtggaatagctgggtcgaatgggagctcaatttccagtttttggaggaatctccatatcgctttccataaaggttagactagacggcattcccaccagcagtggataagagttcctttctctccacatccctgccagcactgcttgttctcattctttgtgatgtgtgccaatctctgtggtgtgagatagtatctcatcattgttttgatttgcatctccctgatgattagtgatgaggagcattttttcatgtgccttttggccatttgtatttcttttttatcaaagcgtctgttcatttcttctccccatttttttgatgggattagattttttttcttttaaagttctgtcagtgccctgtatattttggctattagccccttatctgatgggtgttgggtgaatagtttctcccacacagtgggtggctcttgtatcctgggcattttgaggtgcagaagcttctcagcttaatgtattcccatctgtttatctctgctttcacttgtttgaaaagtgcagtttcctccttgaagatgcctttagtctcaatgtcatggagtgttttacctatgtgttgttctatatacctatggtatcaggtctgatatcaaggtctttaatccatttggattttaccttcgtacatgatgttaactgggggtctatgttcgctttttttgcaagtggctaaccagtctgccaacaccatttgttgaaggggttttccctgctccacttaggatttcttgctcctttgtcaaagattaggtgctTGTATATCTGGGagatattctctgagtactccagcctattccactgatcagagggtctgtctttattccaataccatgctgttttgataactattgctttgtagtacagtttaaattctggtacaagacaaggctgtcctctctcaccacttctattcaacatagtattggaagtccttgctatagcaattaagcaagagaaagatatcaagggcatccagataggaaaggaagaagtcaagctctcactgtttgcagatgacatgatactatatttagaaaaccctaaagactctaccaaaaagcttctagaaacaatagattcctatagcaaattggcaggctacaaaattaacacgcaaaaatcaatggccttataaACCAGTAacgatagagaaaaaatggatgttgaaaaaaaaaatcccattcacattagtgtccacaaactcaaatatcttggagtcaacttaactaaagatgtgaaggacttatacaaagaaaactacaaagtccTGCTTCAAGAAAATAGGACACACAACAATGGAGACACTTTgcactctgccctttcgcacacccgtacaaaagatcatttttctctttaactcttaccccctatcatcattactccacatttaccctttttaacttaagtactgtagagtcctaagtcacagaccaaagtggtgccctggagttaacacccacccaactattccaaaacgcataaaaaggacacgtgtgtcttttcaacattttatgtgtgttttctttgacggctataacttttgctaaatattttcttatacagtgacgattctctccccccccctttttttttatcttttcttctctttgtgaactgttcaatagggaatttggtgaaagagtccctcagtttaatgcttatgtttgaaccaaatcatgggtattgttggacgtgtttttATGTCctcatatactctgataacgccacatggctCTATTTTTgattgcataggcacactaaaatgggaaaatactatacatacaaataagttcttatctaatagagatgggaacacacaagtcttgtagtgcaatgggatcttgcaccctgaacattgacataaagacctggcacaggcctcagaagaatggacattctccactCACCCCTGATCCAGGGAAGACATCTATGAAAATTCCAAGgttatctataacatcacctggaggcaatcctctaccaggaagaccctACTACTACtttgacatcgacctactcaaaagagacttcccttaacactgagaagacttaacaacaacaatgacctgcttactggatagggctttctgtattgccctataattgtgaggtgaaactagagtatactccacaccagcctgacttcaatgtaggatgtgcagattccaggatctttaatacaaaaacttgatgccaacaatagagactgtgtaaaaaataaaactgtattggcactacagacaatgacttggattgaataaccTAATTTGCctaaagcctagagttggtcttatgccaggaaacttcaggggtagggtctccttgtatttaaaccaagtcttttcctttccatgtcccccatattttggtgggcctatgcaaacaatatttgccactctaacaccgcttttactgtgctcttttgacttcATTCAAATGGTTCAGTGAACAAATAGGTTCAGTAAAATACCTACTTCTAGAATAGGTAAAAGGGTCTTAATACTTCTACAATAAATACttggtttcttattttatttcagtaccttttgggggggttggtttggtttgcggccacactggcaatgcttaggaatcattcctggtggtgctcaagaggtcCATATAGAGTgtctaaaatcaaaccaaacctgggttggcagcatgcaaggcaagcgcctcacAAATGGTACTATCTTGTTGACCCCATTCCATGGATATTTTATAAGGCTTTAAAGTCAGATGTGTCTTTTTCAATTTACATGTATTTAATTAACATTTGAATATATTCTACATAAAGACTATGAAAAGTGAGGACAGATACAGGAACTTGTAAAAATACATCTTTTAATAAACATCAAGAAATACAGTGCAATTTTAGTGAGGTGCTACAGTATAGCTTACAGCAAACACGTATTACAGTGTATTATCTACAAGTAAATCAGGACTTTTTTCTCCCAAAgctgggaaaaaaatcttatctGGAACATCAAatcatatttaaatttgttttccaaGCTGGCATCTATAAAAGTTCCTTAGTAGTAATAGACTTTTACAACATAAAtttaaagtggggccagagcacagtgggtagggcgctagccttgcacgcgaccaacccaggtttaatcactggcaccacatatggttttcaagcccatcaagagtgacccctgagtgcagagccaggagtacgccctgagcaccactgggtatgacccaaaccccaccccctaTAAAAAGATATCCCCCACCACAATGAAAGCTGATGAGTCCTTAACAGTTACTAAAAGAATGATAAACACTTGGTTTCTTTTGATGGCTTTGAAGAACAGCTGCTGAGAGCAAATCTGAAATATTAAAGGCAATAAGGGTAACAGCTGTTTCTGTTGTTTAAGTAAATTCCTAATAAATACCATGTTGAGGCTACAAATTATAAAGTGAAAGGTTCTTGTAAGAAAAACGTAACATTTATAGTCATGATCCCAAGAACCAAAAACTATCCAGTATTAATGTCTAATCTAATTTTCTTCACCACTGTTATACAGGAACAGAAGAATGATGGAATACTTTACACTCATAGACAAATTTAGTGAGAGAAGGGACTGAAATAAATTAGCaaagtgaaatattaaaaataatctcaatGAGCTGGAGCACAATCATACAGTGGgctagacatttgccttgcatgcagctcatcaAGATTTGATTCCCCCACCACTTagggtgccccgagcctgccaggagtgatccctgagcattgctgagggtGGCAAATAATGaactaataacaataataataataataataatctcaaaATTCTACCTGCCATCATCTTGGAAAACTCAACTACACCTGAGAAGagctaaaaaaatgaaatcagaatctataactaaaaaaaatttcttgcatGCTTTATACTAATGGTATTTCAATTATAGAAGTGGAATTATTTTCtatgtacataaataaattagtatTGGGATTTGGGGGAGAACATTCACAGATGAATCAACCATAGGTAAATCTGCAAAATAAGTGTAATAATCTATTTCCCATGCAACAAGCTGTTCAggaacttttgttgttgttgttgttttttgtttttgggccacacctggcgatgctcaggggttactcctggcggtctgctcagaaatagctcctggcaggcacgggggaccatatgggacaccgggattcgaaccaaccacctttggtcctggatcggctgcttgcaaggcaaatgccgctgtgctatctctctgggccctgttcagGAACTTTTTAAGGGTTAACAGAATAAAATCCTTATGAATACAGTACTAACTAAACCAGCTAATCAGCTCAAATTCACCAAGGCAAAGACCGAACATCCCTGAATTTTTAATTCCATCTCAGAATTACTTCAGCAAAATGTTAACCCagtataaaagacattttaaatactCCTTTCTTCTCCAATACATTATATTTTTCAGAGATGAAcaatttctcttacttttttctaTTATCATGAAACTGATATAGTATTATGacagcaattatttttttaaacatttatttatttagattttggcgccacaccaggcgatgctcagtggtcactcctcactctgcactcagaaattactcctggcaggctcaggggaccatatgagttgctggggaatcgaacccgagtccatcctgggtcagctgtgtgcaaggcaaatgccctacccactgtgctattgctccagcctataTGACAGCATTTAAAGTAGGCACTTAAAGCAGTAGTTTTTAACCAGGACCAAGTATGAAAACGGGCAGTTAATAAAACACAGCAGTGATTTTCAACCTTTTTACAATTATGGATTGAACCAGTCTGGAGACCAACAGTTGAAGACCACTGCTTTAAAGCCTGACTTCTTAAACTGTGGATTATAACCCTAATTATATAGAATCTTATAACTGAGTATgggttttattataaaataaatttatgatttgttattagcaaacattttatttgtatacTTATTTAATATACCTATATCCTTAGGTGTCACATAAAAATTTCTCGGACAATAATAGGTCACAAATGGAAAAACTTTAAGAATCCCTGCACTAAAAGAActataataaaaaagttttagaaTATTGCTGATATTGTACAACATGCCTCAGCTGAAATACACCACTGAAATATATTGAAATTAAGAGCAACTACCAATGAAGTCAGTTTatactattaattttaaattaagatattattggTTTATCTTCCCTAGTAAAATACATTTGTGAATGGGGTGAGATCTCATGCTTTTTCATGTATAGCACCTACTAAAGTATTGCACAAAAATAAATGCTTAGGAAAGTAAAATTAGTGAtggtggggctgggcggtggcgctagaggtaaggtgcctgcctttcctgcgctagccttggacggaccgcagttcgatcccccggtgtcccatatggtcccccaagccaggagcaacttctgagcgcatagccaggagtaatccctgagcattaccgggtgtggcccaaaacaaacaaacaaacaaaaaaaaaaaacaaaaattagtgatGGTGGAGAAACTGAATCAATGATGATTATAGTGATGAATGTAGTGATGCAAAATCATGCCTTAACTTTCATCCCTCACTCAAAAGGTAAAAATACTATCACTGGAGAACAGATGACTATGTTTGAccactattataaaaaatatactacTTGATCCTCCTTTGTCTTAGTCACAGAGACTTGAATACCACTTTATATTAGGGAATAGGTTTTACTGCCTCAGAGGAAGCACCAATCACCTGGCACATTTTAACTCCAAGAATTTATAGAATTATTAGCATTTATAATCATGTAATATATTACTCACTGATAGTAAACACTTAAAATGTTAGGCTTATTCTTTCTGGCATCACTTAAAATGCACATAATTCTTAAACATTGGCATGAGGTAGAAGATAACTCACAAAATAATCTTCAAAACACTAGGCCATATTCAATATAATTAGGCATGTGAAAGTAAGTAGCAGTCTTAAGCTGACTACTCTTAAAAGTATTACCCTACCAGACATAAATTTCTTATATTTGAAGTAATCTTTTTTCCAgctttaaatattttggggaaGAACAATAAACCATCTGAAATATTCAGAATACATACAATACCTCCTCTTGGCCAACATTTTCAACTTTATAAGTTGCTCTAAGTCACCTCACTTGAGACAAAGATTCTTTCTACTAACTGGTATTAATATGAAGGTTAAAAACTCTAGTGTAAGAGtaaaaggaaataattcacatttaATACAAAGCACTTTCATAAAAACTAGCAGCACTTCATTCTACAAGAACATATAAATTTGGTTTCACTGACTGgtcagaagtaaaagaaaaatgtatacagGTTCAAAATAGCTCCTTGTATATGGGGATGTGAGGCTACCAAAGTTTTTCTTAACAACTATTTCCCCATTAGGTAGTGTGTGAAACTACTGGAATGTCAATCTCAATGGCAGAGAGACGGGAGCGTGCTGAATAGGGTTGTGAGTAAGTGTGCATACTGGCAGGATGTGAGTAAAGTGGTTGCCAGAAAGGCGAAGGCAAAGATTTGCATGCACAAtaccaaataaaaagaagaagggaaGTCATAAATAGACCCCCAGCACTAGCAACAGTGACATATACTGCGTAGTCAAATGTAAAGACTGGCTCAAACTTCCTATTCAGATGGGTATTATAAAATATGACCCAGATAGATGGGGAAAGGCTCACAATACCTGCCAGGCAAAAGAAAAGCCCAGCTACCAGATGGCAGCCTGCACTATTCACCAAACACTTGGCCAGCTTGACATTGGGCACTGAGGACCTGAAGGCTGTGTTACACATTCCAATTAGGCAAAGCAGTAGTGCCCCCATGGCAATCAATATGCTGAGAGGCAGGGCAAATTGTAGGACCCGAAGATCTAGCTGGTCAACTGATGAGTACCAAGTGGTGTCATACATCAGGCAGTCACTGCTCCCATCATATCGGGCACACTTTACCCAGAGGCCAGTGTAAACAGTCaggttcttttcatttttgttgaacGTGATCAGCCGTAATTTTCTCCAGTTGGGCAGTAGAGTCCCCGCAAAGAGGCCTGCTACTGAGGCAATTCCACACAGGAATGAGAGGACGGTGGCTGCATGGACATCTCGACAGCCCATGATAACAGGCTCTTTCAGGCTTGTCTGTCGAACTGAGGAGAAATGACACACAAGAGGACAAATTGTAAGGGGAAAGTAGAAGAACAGAGCAAAAAGTATGATGTCAATTGGCAATATTACTAATTTTgaaatgacaaaaagaaaagttttgctCATTTCCACTCTATGTATAGCATGAATGTATACAAACATGTGCTTGTGGCATCCGGGCATAGGTGCAGACATACCTCTCTGTCACCAACCGGGTCATGCAGTGAGAAAAGTTTTTAGTCATAAGCATTTTTCCTTCATAGTCCATCAGAGAAACAACCAACGTAATTTTAAATTCCCTTAACAATACATCTGGAATCCTGGGTTAGCTGTCTCTACTCATTCAttcaacatacataaatcaagCACTTTCATGTGCCAGCTGCTCAATACAAAGCAACCACCAAATTCAGACAACACAAATTCAACTTCTGATGTAAAATGAGACTTgcatatagtaaggtaaaggtaGTTTAAGAAAAACACAGGTCTATGGAAAAGCAAAAAAGTAGGTATACTCTTAGGCAGACTGCTTGAGTTCTAATCCCCACTTCCTCACTAATCAAATGATTCTGTACCAGCAACAGCTATTCTCAGTGTCTCCTtttcctcatctgcaaaatgaAAAGTGACAATGCCTTTCATAAGTTTCTTTATGAATGGTCTATAAGACTAAAGTGGTAACTATCTCATAGCACTCAGTGATCAGCTCAAGTGCTTGACAAAATAGAGAAGCTCAAATAACATGTTCTGAGTAAATcctacaaaggaaaaataaagagcaaaCACACCTCAATCTTATAAGCCAGGGACACTgtaaatttagaaaatgtaaatGGACTGATTCATCTCAAAAGAACAAATAGACATCAAAAAAGTTCTTGAAATTATTCTATTCTGCTCAACTGTTTAATGGATAACTGCAAGTGACCTGAGTACTTTTCAAATTGTTATGCCAATAATTATTATATCACTACTACTCAAATAAGATGAAtgtaaagtttgtttttttgtattttgggcaacacccggtagcgttcaggttcctcctggctctacgttcagaaatcactcatggcaggctcaggggacaatatgggatgccaggatttgaaccaccatccttctgcatgcaaggcaaacaccctacctccatgctatctctccgcccccaaaGGTAATTATaaagttttgaaataattctaaagaaaagatattaattaGGCTTCTCTTTcatccaaaattaaaatatgacatttcttatatatatatatacacataatattcTAAAAGTCATCTTTGATTTCTCTTAAATTGGTGTCCAAACatcattcaaatattttctctgccttTTATCAAATCCGCTTAAGAgataaaatatggggccgggaaggtggcactagaggtaaggtgtctgccttacaagcgctagccaaggaacggaccgcggttcgatcccccggcgtcccatatggtccccccaagccagggcgatttctgagcacattgccaggagtaacccctgagcatcaaatgggtgtggcccaaaaaccaaaaaaaaaaaaagagataaaatatgaGTAAGAggtagcactttttttttttttaagtttttgggccacacccggtggtgctcaggggttactcctggctgtctgctcagaaatagctcctggcaggcacggggg
This genomic interval carries:
- the CLDN12 gene encoding claudin-12, which gives rise to MGCRDVHAATVLSFLCGIASVAGLFAGTLLPNWRKLRLITFNKNEKNLTVYTGLWVKCARYDGSSDCLMYDTTWYSSVDQLDLRVLQFALPLSILIAMGALLLCLIGMCNTAFRSSVPNVKLAKCLVNSAGCHLVAGLFFCLAGIVSLSPSIWVIFYNTHLNRKFEPVFTFDYAVYVTVASAGGLFMTSLLLFIWYCACKSLPSPFWQPLYSHPASMHTYSQPYSARSRLSAIEIDIPVVSHTT